The genomic segment TGAAAGCGAAGCTGCAGCAAACAACCCGCCAACAGCAGAACCAACGACACACCGACCGAGACAGTCCATTCAGGGAAACAAGTTGGGGCAAGACTCTTTGATCAAGACACAAAACACATCCCCCCAGCGAGCGCTCGTGCACCCTGACGATCAGGAAAAATCCTGAACATCCTGAATAACCAAACCCTCAGCATGCAGCTGAATCGCCACTGCACTGGTGTTAAGAAACTGGAGGCGAGCCCCCATTTGGGGGATGAGCTTCGACAAAACCTGTCGTAGAAAGGAGGCACTGAAGAGGACTGCAAATGTCGACCTCAACCCCAACCTGCGCTTGTGAGCCCTGCGATTGCAGCATTACTGCTGATGCGGCTATCGAAAAAGACGGAAAGCTGTTCTGCTCTCAGCCTTGCGCTGATGGACATGCAGGTGGGGATCAATGCTGCACCAGCTGCGAGTGCTGTTAATTCCTTAACACACGCTTTGAACAAGCAAGTCCCCGCTCGATCGAGTGGGGTTTTTTGGATGCCAATAAAGACTGTGATCAACCCGCCCAAGAGCACTAATG from the Synechococcus sp. UW179A genome contains:
- a CDS encoding metallothionein, yielding MSTSTPTCACEPCDCSITADAAIEKDGKLFCSQPCADGHAGGDQCCTSCECC